CGTCAAACCAAGATTtggtaacaaaatttttaaaacgggTGGTTGTTGAATTGAAAAGGTCAAGCTCCGAGGAGACAACCAGCCCGTTCAACTCCTTAGCTGATCTAATAAAGAAAGAGTTTTGCCTAAAGTTGGTCAAACTGGAAGGAATAGCAAGCAGTGAAGGGACTCGAGCAGACATATTACTTGTTTTTAGTTGTATTTGCGCCAGCAAACTATATCGAATGAACTTTGAGCAATTTTAACCAACGCAGAAACATCAGCAATCCCACATCTAATGTCAAGAGGGAGGGTATGATGCCTACGACATATATTATCATAATTTGAGTCATAATAATTTGTCTTAAATTGCACATAATTTAggatttttttctgaattgTTTCAAGCCTAtccacataaatattatatttagggTTCCAAACCTGCGAGCAATACTCAAGGGAGCTACGTACTAACGCACAATATAGAATTTTGAATACTTTGATATTCTTAAATTGAGAGCAGGTTCTTTTCAAGAATCCTAGTgctttattagattttttaactatatgaTTAATTAATATGATTTTCATAAGTCATTTTTGAGTCGTGAATAATTCCCAAGTCACGAATTTCTTCCACTTTTTTTAACTCTTGACCTTTCAAATCATACTTAAAATCAATAGGTTTTATCTTTCTCGTAAAAGATATACTGAGACATTTGTTAACATTTAAATCTAATCTATTGATTGAACAATAATCGTCTAATCTACTGAGATCTTCCTGTAATAGCTCACAATCAAGTGTGTTATCAATTTGTTTATAGATTTTCATGTCATCAGCGTATAGAAGTATGtgtgaattaataaaacaggTTTTGATGTcattaatgaaaatgttaaaaagtaGTGGCCCTAATAAAGAGCCCTGAGGGACTCCTGATGGTATGCTTCGCCAGGTAGACGTGAAACCATTAACAGTTACAGCCTGAGAACGATTTTCAATGTATGAAGTGATCTAAATAGGTTGCCATGAATTCCCGCAAAAAGAAGTTTTTGTAGTAACTTTGtactttgtttgtaaatatagcATCAACCTGGTCTCCACCATCCATActtaaagaaacaaaatcaataaaattaagaagatTAGTTGTGGTGGACCGTTGTTTTAGGAAACCGTGTTGCTCTTCAATGAATAATGATGATAACACATTATAAACTTGAGTGTGTACcagtttttcaaatattttcataaaaatacatattttagaaATCTGTCTGTAATTCTTTATGTCACTTTTACTACCACTCTTGTGAATAGGCGTGATGaaagtttgaataatttagtcaaaattataattattttcggacttattatatataatgaataatttataatttcagtaTAGCGACGCACATAAACATAtgtgaatataatatatttgacttaaattattagaaaaataaatcaatattccCAGTAAAATCCTATTTTGGGAACGTTGTCAGACAGACAGCGATTACTgcaaatacatattaatacaataattcCTGCAATGTACGCGGGCATGGTGCTATTGGTGGTGCTATATACTAATTGCAGCCCTTTGGGGGATTGatttgtttacataaaaagtaaCCTTAACTTCAGCTCGGGTATTTAACAACATccacaccaaatttcatcacgGTCCAGCAGTTTAGCAATAATCTCAATCATACGGTATtgattatatttgatttccaAACACTTTTTATCAGAATGACATAGGCGAcagataaattattgttaGAACTTAGTTAGCCAAGATAGTTATGATGCCCGATGTAGAACTCAATCATCGACGTACTAAACTTTATAGTTGTACAACTGTGATCGGAAATGAACAATCTTAACTCACTCATCCATCGATAAAAATTCTTCTAAATGAACAAGTGAACATCTCTAGTCCGCCATGTTGGTAACCCGGTttgtttatgtaggtatgtaggaAAAGTATATACGTAGGGCACTCCCATAGGATAGTTAATCAGAGCGCTAACCTAGCCTAATTCttagataggtacctattaaatattatctgtgagccaaatcaaaaatttaaaaaaataaactaagtccctacatataatttatatttaactgtGACTAAAACAATATccataaacatttaattaatttcaggaTGTGTTTTCCGACTGGAAAATGGAAATAATTGATTGGAACTGAAATCTCCCGAAGCATTAAATATATTCGATCCACTTTTTCTGTACAAGGTTCATTTTTCTtgctttcaaattaaataatacctCGTCAAAGTGTGTGCCCCAATCTTTGTAATGcatttttccaggataaatTTCGAGTGAGTAAAGCAATGGCGGAATGGGAACATTTAATCAACGAATGGTTATCAGAATATTCATCACTGCAAGATAACGAAATAAAGAGCTTTGCAGCTGAACATGAACACAATCATGAAATCGCAACAGCTCTATTTAACTTGTTTTACAGTGGTAGCGAAAATGATTCAAATCCAAATATCAAAGCGGAAAATACTGCACAGTTTGAAGAGGTATGTGCTAGGTACCTAATGAATTCTTTACTTAAATTTGTAATACACCAAGTCAAGACAAGTTTAAATGGTAAAGCTTGAAACGGGCCACCGCCGGAGAGGGGGGAGGGGGTAACCCCCCTCCCGTGACCCCCCCTTGCCGGAAgcctatagtttttttttaggaatttttaaagttttcatataaaGTCTGCTAAAGGTCATTAACCGCCAGATGGGCAAGGGGGGAGAAGTTAGAAGGGATGAAAGGGGTGAAGGGGAGTTAAACCTAACCTAATCTATACTAGACTTTTTTGACTCAGTTTGAACGCTCCGTACAAACTAATTATGTAATACTAAATTAACACAGTTTACAATGACAAACTGAAAATATTGTGTTGGGTTTAGTGCAATTttagattttcaaaaattcatataaaaaagggGGGTTTCCGGCAAAAAAACAAGCTTGGGGGGTCATAAAAACCGTCCCCCCCATTCCCAACCTCCCTGGCGGTAGCCCGTAGCAATATTAGGTGCCAAGCTTTTGGAGCCAATTTTCACCACACATGCTTTCCATATAATCTTAtacactttaaaataaatcaaatggCATCGAAGAaacagaagaagaagaaacttCTGGTTGCCTGTCCGCCGAAAATGCAAGGTGTTCGGTCTGCCTAGCTTTTTGGATCGAGGCTTGATCaccaatgtttattatttcattctaGTGGCCTTGCTTTGCCTGTGGTAGATACATAGTTATAGAAAAACATTTCAATGTCTAGTTCAATGTTTCTGATGATCAGCCCctataaacaattaaagttaCAAACTTTACCTCTTTATGACAGTCTTATACCTAgaagtataaataaagatcAATCAATTATATTTCAACATGATGTCAGACTTTCTTTAATTTCAGATGTTGGAAAATGTGTGCACTCAGTTGTTCAGTTTTTATAGATCCAAAGAGGAAGAGTTGCAGAGATTTACACTTCAGTTCATTCCaacacttatttttaattatcttagCTCAGTTGCCCTTAGTAAGAAAAAAGCCTTTAGGTGCATAGAAACACTTCTGATAGGTAAGGTTCATGCCATTTTAGTAAATCATTAAtcaaataatctttttaaactttgtctattaatttattgcacTTATTCCCTATTACCTATGTTTTAAGACTTACCACTTTTTATTACAggtttgtataattttgaagTGGTTGATGAAACTGGAAAACCTAAAGTTGTATCATTTAGATTGCCCTCTTTGGCCCAACCATCGATATACCATGAGGTTTGTGAATCTTTATTTcaactaataaaaatttcgttcattatataataaaactagctgtCAACAGCCACctgctttaaatttaaatattgttgtttCCATGGGAATTTTCAGCAGAATAtctatgttactcctgaaggtttATTCCAtctcatatacatacatacatataatcacatctatatccttttGGGGGTATACATACCCaatagccttgaaaagactgataggccatgttcagctaaacagctgaacatagcctatcagtatcagacttaataatagaattcaTATTCacatagtgataggttgctggcccatcgcctaagagaagaatccctagtttataagcctcttcCTCTTCCTGAAACAGTAACCAATCataaacaaactttcgcatttataacatcactacatagtataaagcatAGTCACTTCCTGCGTTTGTTCGTACGTCTGTATGTTTCTATATGCTTAGACCTTATAACCACACAACGGTTTATGAAGcagttttttaataagtagagTGAATCAAGACAAATGTTTATATGTACAAATGCTACCTGTGCGAAGCCCGGATGGATGGCTAGTTAATAATAAGCAAGATTTGATTATGTGGCCatcaagtcttttcaagaccattGGCGTAAAGGGTGAAGACTTGATATATGTAGAAGATttgattatatgttaaaaattcaaaatgttacAGCCATTGTCATTGGGATCCCAATTCCTAACTGAAAATGCTCTGAGACGTTGGGAAGAATGCAACACAAAACTTGTAAGCTGGGGACCGCTTTCCCAAGTAGATGCCATAAATGCGCAGAATCGCCTCAAGGTTATGGCTGCTTTGCTCTTCATTTATAATCGGCAGCTGAGTTTATTACCAAAACTTGCACTGAGGCATTTTTGTATTGCAGCCTCCAGgtaaatcttatatataaaattctcgtgtcaatGTTTgtttccgtactcctccgaaacggattgatcgattctcatgaaattttgtgagcatattgagtaggtctgagaatcggccaacatctatttttcataccccttagtgataagggttgtacacccttaacattttttgtttaactaggaattactaaaaaaaatatttataatggcaaaacaacgtttgccgggacagtaatcttatatataaaattatcgtgtcacaatgttcgttcccgttcTCCTCCGACACGGCTTGatcgattctcatgaaattttgtgagcatattgagtagttctgagaatcggccaacatctatttttcataccccttagtgataagggttgtccacccttaacatttctttttactataaattacttaaaaaatatttatatggcaaaacaacgtttgctgggacagctagttatgatctaaatatctaaatacatatataaaagaggataATGAATGACTAATTAACTTACATGTCCAAAACGAAGGGGTGTAGAGACTCTTAATTTGGCATGTTGGTTTCTTAAGTGGTCTAGGAGTGCACTAAGAAgagttttcttaaaattactagctgtgcccgcgacttcgtccgcgtggaatagttattttgggcatcatatttttttttgcaaacatcctcctcggctttatcaattatagctgctaattgttatgcgacttggcgacgacttggcccacatcattacccgcgaccgaacggagaccgtatatatGCGTTTAGGGTGAGAGGTTGTGCGTTTGTGTGCTCGTTTGTGCAAACCAATGTTAGCATATATCtccaaaactactggtccgattttaatgcggttttcactactGGATTTAGATTTGATTGGTGCATGTTCTTAGATAGGTGTTACGGTTACAAATCACCAGGATGCGCTGCAGTATACAATTGTTTACATAAATGAATGTTAGCATGTATCTCCAAAACCACGGGTTCAATTCATACAAAGgaagtattataagtagaatgatacctatctatatgtaGAAAGTAGGATAGAGCAGGGCGATCGAAAGATGCGGGGTGAggggtcacgcgtattagaaagaacgctggttcgccgtattaaatgtttcgctgcaaattgcttataacgactatatctcaaaacctattcgtctgatttatatactgcaaatggcaattttagtctacatgaaaagccgaaagtaataaacataattatttggataaggattaatactgaattaaagaaaattggtttcaaaataacttatgaaaaaataatcttaaaaaattaacattaaagtGGTactgtaagtaaaccttaagagatagatacctatatgctctcgcggacttttttgtggaaaaaaatgagtacttcacatcttttgtacattgttttactatatctttgttggtttgcgcagcgttcgcgtgatggaaagctcgcagatggccgattcattcaactttcacctgcattgttgacgtttcccgtaggaaatccgggataaaatgtagcctatagccttcctcgataaatagaccatctaacagtgaaagaataattcaaatcggttcagtagtttctgagattagcgcgtttaaacaaacaaacaaacaaaacaaactcttcagctttataatattagtatagataatgttcattataatattaaattcccACCATACATAACGAAACTTAACGGTTGTTTTCCCTTTAACGCGCGCGGAGCGAGGTCGTACTCTACTTAaacataaatcaataaattaatttgaaaatgacTGTTACTTGTAATGTTTAATTACTAATTTCAAATACTGGCATTTACAGAATAGTCACCCAAGGATTCCACAAAAAAATTGGTAGCTCCACTGTGAAATCAGTTCCAAGAATTCCAGTATCACCTAACTTTCTGTTGGAATTGATAGAAGGGGCATACTTTGCAATGTTCAATGAATTCTACACATTAGCCCTGCAAGCAGTCAAAGATATCGATCAACGAGCGCAGTACGAACTGTTTCCTGATGTTATGTTGGTTACTAGTGCCGTAATTAATtcccttaaaaataattcttcagGTAAGCATAGAGTTTTCATAAGAAgagttttaaaaatcttaagtaTGAGACATCGCCGGCATCCACCTgtgttagtcccggttgcgccctcacctttctggagaggagtctgTCTTGTGTTCGTCTATGACATAAGTTTTAACCGGCGACTCTCGTGTAACCTCCggaacctttgcaggggaacgtaaatacagatataaaattattacctacagtttattgaaaaaaagagattatttttttaaataggatTCAAGGTATCGCTTATTGACATCATTCTTGATATGCCTGGCCAAAAATTAAAGAGACACTGATGATTACctgaatgataaaaacatcagGCTTGAGcatggcacaggaacctcgtaaagaattggagtagtcctatttttttttaatggtgccgggaaccacacggcacctacaCCACACTTTTGATTTGAatctaaatcaaaattcaatacACTCTGTTcgatctgcagtcatagtttaaAAACTCTTACGGGTTGAAACAGCGTGCACTGTGATTCCACTAGATTCACACAGaaatgcatatttaaaaataataaatattccatcaaattAATACGGTCTTTATTGCCAATGATTACCTACTaggtaaaacagtttattgttctatgacatataacataacaaaacagaaagagacggtaatcaacgatggccgaactgggcccgataataattgtcgatcgaaaaatcgtcgtctctcattatttgcataagaaggagagcctgcgactgccagacttatgtcattttattaaggttgaaagtttgtctgacataggtcgtgtgcagacaaactttcgaCAGTTTAagagcaaaataaattttccctTACTTTTCTTACAAttcttacaaataaaacaacttaacaaagtgctggatacccgtgcatatcgcggtgctggcattgactcggaccatttactggtgatatcccggataaggggtatcttcaatcgctggcggcacagggtaagggagcaaaccagcgctttggaaagagtaaaagtagaaaatttgcaagatatggatgtaggtaagaagtatattaatagactgaaggatgaatttgaagatttagatgaaatgagcgatattgaagatggatggaaggaatttaaagaaagaattgtgaaagtagctgttgaagtgtgtggtgtaagtagaagaaggaaaggaaaaaatcacaaaaatgcgtggatgagtaaagatgtgcaagaacatacatacatacatacatatgttcacgtctatatcccttgcggggtagacagagccaacagtcttgaaaggactgaatggccacgttctgctatttggcttaatgatagaattgagattcaaatagtgacaggttgctagcccatcgcctaaaaaaagaatcccaagtttgtaagcctatcccttagtcgccttttacgacatccatgggaaagagatggagtggtcctattcttttttgtattggtgccgggaaccacacggacaagaacttgtgcgattaaagaagaaagcatggctggatttgttagcagcaaaagctaacttaagaatgcaagaggttatagatgaagatgtgaatgaagcacgtaaggaatataagaaaatgaaagatttggttaagaaagctgtgattagaaagaaagaagagtataaagaggattttgataaaaggctatcagaagactatcagtcaaatctgaaagtattctggaaatccgtaaggtcagcccgaggaaatactataaccagagagctgactaggatcagatgccaggatggtagcgttgtgaaaggagaagaatgtgtactaaagatatggaaggactattttgaaagtttatttgaaaaaaaggaaggaaataagaaagatttctgctatagcgaagaaaaagagaatgagatggaaggcgaaattgaaatgttcgaaattgtggaagcacttaagagtatgaaagcgggaaaggctgctgggtgtgatagagtgtcggtcgagatgcttaaagcaggaaaaggcgtagtagctagtcagttgtactgccttttcaatttgtgttggagaagcggccgagtaccaaaagattggggtaaggctgttatcgtgccactttacaaaggaaaagggtcacagctggactgcaaaaattatcgtggtataagcctgcttagcgtcgtcggcaaattgtatgctaaggtattgattaatagagtcaggaatgaaactgatgacaaaatatgggatgctcaagcgggatttcgaaagggaatgggatgtactgatcaggtcttttccttgcggtgcatagccgaaaagtttttggccaagagtcaaaaagtctattgcacattcgtagatctggaaaaggcctatgacagagttgagaggaatgaattgtggtcagcattttctatgcatggggtgagcagtctcttaatacgagcactgaaatccttatatgaggattcgagtgcttgtgtcaggataaacggagcgcacactgagtggtttaagattgagaaaggcgttaggcaaggatgtgttgcgtcaccgtggctgttcaacctatttatggatagctgtttgacagatttgaaagagtctaaaagtggattaaggatgaatgagttactcgtcaaatgtctgctctatgccgacgatcaggttatactggcgtcatcagcggaggagttacaggagatggtaaactgtatgcatgaagctttaaaagagaaaggaatgaaagtgaacgtaagtaaaactaaaacactggtttttgaaatggagaaagaaatgacagcatgtaatattttgattggaggagaaaaagtggagcaagtgaaagagtttgtatatctaggatcaaagtttacatcagatggcaagtatgatagtgatattgaaaggagagtgaacgcggggaacatggtgaatggagctttgcatgcctttatgagcagtcagaaactatccaaaaaggctcgactggctgtgcacaggggcgtgttggtcccgacattaatgtatgggagtgaaagttgggtatggcaaaagaagcatgaaagcagaataaatgcagtggaaatgagagcgttaaggagtatgatgggtgtgaaattgagtgacaggataaggaacagcgtgataagggaatgttgtgatgtgaaggaagatgtagttacaggaatagaaaagggtatgttaagatggttcggtcatgtggagaggatgaatgaaagcaggttgactaagcagatatacaaggagagtgtggagggaaaggtcggagtgggaagacctagacgaacgtatcttgatcaaattaaggacgtcctggtaaagggtcaggtcaaaagtacccgaaaccgccgagcttgtatgaagagagttatgaatgtggacgaagcgaaagaagtatgcagagatcgtggcaagtggaaagaggtagtctctgcctacccctccgggaaagaggcgtgattttatgtatgtatgtatgtatgtaaaacaacttaatttgttttcatCCGTTTCTTATTCCGGACCTCTTATTCAATaaactttacaaattaattattcaacGGTTTCTGTTCGTATAACATTTCACACTACACAATatataataggctatttgacaaagttctaaaaactatcttagggtatttatttgtttataaggagccctacaaaaa
This is a stretch of genomic DNA from Amyelois transitella isolate CPQ chromosome 5, ilAmyTran1.1, whole genome shotgun sequence. It encodes these proteins:
- the LOC106131886 gene encoding hyccin, giving the protein MAEWEHLINEWLSEYSSLQDNEIKSFAAEHEHNHEIATALFNLFYSGSENDSNPNIKAENTAQFEEMLENVCTQLFSFYRSKEEELQRFTLQFIPTLIFNYLSSVALSKKKAFRCIETLLIGLYNFEVVDETGKPKVVSFRLPSLAQPSIYHEPLSLGSQFLTENALRRWEECNTKLVSWGPLSQVDAINAQNRLKVMAALLFIYNRQLSLLPKLALRHFCIAASRIVTQGFHKKIGSSTVKSVPRIPVSPNFLLELIEGAYFAMFNEFYTLALQAVKDIDQRAQYELFPDVMLVTSAVINSLKNNSSGQPCDGPMGISVALSPATTTVTMSKSMITNASFRTKKLPDDIPIQAGQVVPTESTDMLTSITEEGETDSTPIQRGAAVRNSKPKLGSFGVIGKKGKDTKDKNATVDKKVTVRDSAKGIWNSFGGGGGDVVDAQQKAGSTDGSTEANGSLKDDKMSMSSMQNSTDNSDSRSQITSDSLDLDTTPRFAAMQVSSV